Proteins encoded by one window of Streptomyces clavuligerus:
- a CDS encoding LacI family DNA-binding transcriptional regulator: MKDVAARAGVGLKTVSRVVNGEPGVTADTERRVQEAIEALGFRRNDSARVLRKGRTASVGLVLEDLADPFYGPLSRAVEEVARAHGALLINGSSAEDPEREQELALALCARRVDGLIVIPAGHDHRYLEPEIRAGVATVFVDRPAGLIDADTVLSDSFGGARAGTAHLIAHGHRRIGFVGDRPRIHTAAERLRGYRAAMADAGLPVGPSWVSLGPTAPERVRDAVRAMLTGPEPVTAVLAGNNRVTVTAVRVLAGPRAAAGTGREHPVALVGFDDLDLADLLGITVVAQDARALGRTAAEQLFRRLDGAGGEPVRVTLATELIPRGSGEIPPPAGTA; encoded by the coding sequence ATGAAGGACGTCGCCGCGCGGGCCGGGGTCGGCCTGAAGACCGTCTCCCGGGTGGTCAACGGCGAGCCCGGGGTCACCGCCGACACCGAACGCCGGGTCCAGGAGGCCATCGAGGCCCTGGGCTTCCGCCGCAACGACAGCGCGCGGGTGCTGCGCAAGGGCCGTACCGCGTCCGTCGGGCTGGTGCTCGAAGACCTCGCCGACCCGTTCTACGGCCCGCTGAGCCGCGCGGTGGAGGAGGTCGCCCGCGCGCACGGCGCCCTGCTCATCAACGGCTCCAGCGCCGAGGACCCGGAGCGGGAGCAGGAGTTGGCGCTCGCGCTGTGCGCCCGCCGCGTGGACGGGCTGATCGTGATCCCCGCCGGTCACGACCACCGCTATCTGGAGCCCGAGATACGCGCGGGGGTGGCGACCGTGTTCGTGGACCGGCCCGCCGGGCTGATCGACGCGGACACCGTCCTCTCCGACAGCTTCGGCGGGGCGCGGGCGGGCACGGCTCATCTGATCGCCCATGGCCACCGCCGGATCGGGTTCGTCGGCGACCGGCCCCGTATCCACACCGCCGCCGAGCGGCTGCGCGGCTACCGGGCGGCCATGGCCGACGCGGGGCTCCCCGTCGGCCCGTCCTGGGTCTCCCTGGGCCCGACCGCCCCGGAGCGGGTCCGGGACGCGGTCCGGGCCATGCTGACCGGCCCGGAGCCGGTGACGGCGGTCCTCGCGGGCAACAACCGTGTCACCGTGACGGCCGTACGGGTCCTCGCCGGGCCCCGGGCCGCGGCCGGGACGGGGCGTGAACACCCCGTCGCCCTGGTCGGCTTCGACGATCTGGACCTCGCCGACCTGCTGGGGATCACCGTCGTCGCCCAGGACGCGCGGGCCCTCGGGCGCACGGCGGCGGAGCAGTTGTTCCGGAGGCTCGACGGCGCGGGCGGCGAGCCGGTACGGGTGACACTGGCGACGGAACTCATCCCCCGGGGGTCGGGCGAGATCCCGCCACCGGCGGGCACCGCCTGA
- a CDS encoding ROK family protein: MRNDLVAALDIGGTKIAGALVDGGGRLLLRARRSTPAQEDAETVMAAVDAVLGELTGSLPWTRVTAVGIGSAGPVDASAGTVSPVNVPGWRDFPLVPRVARSVGGLPVTLVGDGVAMAAAEHWQGAARGCRNALCLVVSTGVGGGLVLDGRVHAGPTGNAGHIGHISVDLDGEPCPCGGRGCVERTASGPSIARRALANGWRPGPDGDTSAAAVAAAAHRGDPVAVASFERAAQALAAGIAATAALVEIETAVVGGGVSRAGEVLFAPLRRHLREYATLSFVRDTTVVPALTGTDAGLVGAAAAARLGGRGTAEAVVGGRPS, translated from the coding sequence ATGCGCAACGACCTCGTCGCCGCCCTGGACATCGGCGGAACCAAGATCGCGGGTGCACTGGTGGACGGCGGGGGACGGCTCCTGCTGCGTGCGCGGCGGTCCACCCCCGCCCAGGAGGACGCCGAGACGGTGATGGCCGCCGTGGACGCGGTGCTGGGCGAGCTGACCGGGTCCCTCCCGTGGACGCGTGTCACCGCTGTCGGCATCGGCAGCGCGGGTCCGGTGGACGCGTCGGCGGGCACGGTCAGCCCGGTCAACGTGCCGGGGTGGCGCGATTTCCCCCTCGTCCCCCGGGTCGCGCGGAGCGTTGGCGGGCTGCCCGTCACACTGGTGGGCGACGGGGTCGCGATGGCCGCCGCCGAGCACTGGCAGGGCGCGGCCCGCGGCTGCCGGAACGCGCTCTGTCTGGTGGTGTCCACGGGGGTCGGCGGCGGACTCGTCCTGGACGGCCGGGTGCATGCCGGGCCCACCGGGAACGCGGGCCATATCGGCCACATCAGCGTCGACCTCGACGGCGAGCCCTGTCCGTGCGGGGGGCGCGGCTGTGTGGAGCGCACGGCCAGCGGCCCCAGCATCGCCCGCCGGGCGCTGGCGAACGGCTGGCGGCCGGGCCCGGACGGCGACACCTCGGCCGCCGCCGTGGCCGCGGCGGCCCACCGGGGCGACCCGGTCGCGGTGGCCTCGTTCGAACGGGCGGCCCAGGCGCTGGCTGCCGGGATCGCCGCGACCGCCGCCCTGGTGGAGATCGAGACCGCGGTGGTCGGCGGGGGAGTGTCCCGGGCGGGCGAGGTGCTGTTCGCCCCGCTGCGGCGCCATCTGCGGGAGTACGCCACGCTCTCCTTCGTCCGGGACACGACCGTGGTGCCCGCGCTGACGGGCACCGACGCGGGGCTGGTGGGCGCTGCCGCCGCCGCCCGGCTCGGCGGGAGGGGCACGGCGGAGGCGGTCGTCGGCGGACGGCCGTCCTGA
- a CDS encoding NPCBM/NEW2 domain-containing protein yields the protein MRHPSLPRARRRVIGALTAAVLGAGGLSVPAATALPQAPGTPGAAPRAAVPERAPALPPAPAAGAEAPAATPPMGFNNWNSTHCRADFHEAMVKGIADIFVARGLKEAGYTYVNLDDCWALPERNAEGKLVPDPVRFPNGIKAVADYVHAKGLKFGIYTSAGTKTCNRAGFPGALGHEYSDAQQFADWGVDYLKYDNCNNQGVDAKLRYTTMRDALRATGRPIVYSICEWGQNKPWEWAKDVGQLWRTTGDISDNWGSMLSIMKRNLPLAPYAGPGHWNDPDMLEVGNGGMTDTEYRSHFSMWSIMAAPLLIGADLRKVPESTFEILGNREVIAVNQDRLGKQGTVVSSEGGRWVVAKELADGSRAVALFNESARPQRIATTAQAVGLAQATAYKVRDLWRHGSAHTAGTLSATVPAHGTVLLRVAPERAWAVLPPSMELSAEDNVMAEATSTGRLTTAVTDLGRTPALKVAAALTGPQGWTVRPTSPTARRVLNGGQKLTTGWEFTVPAGTAPGSYGLTLTVTHRSITGTRLTHSAPAAVSVVVPPPAGRSYLSDIGWLSAVNGFGPVEKDRSNGESKAGDGRPLTIGGQVFAKGLGAHASSTVEYYTGGRCTTVSAQVGVDDEKGTRGTVAFEIWADGVKAASTGVLTNAMNAQPLTADVRGAKAVRLVVTDGGDGIDSDHADWADLAIGC from the coding sequence ATGCGTCACCCTTCCCTCCCCCGGGCGCGCCGGAGAGTCATCGGAGCGCTGACGGCCGCCGTGCTCGGCGCCGGTGGACTCAGCGTCCCGGCGGCCACGGCGCTCCCCCAGGCCCCCGGGACCCCCGGCGCGGCGCCCCGGGCGGCCGTGCCGGAGCGGGCACCGGCGCTCCCCCCGGCCCCGGCGGCGGGCGCCGAGGCCCCGGCCGCGACCCCGCCGATGGGCTTCAACAACTGGAACTCCACCCACTGCCGGGCCGATTTCCATGAGGCCATGGTCAAGGGCATCGCCGATATCTTTGTGGCACGGGGACTCAAGGAAGCGGGATACACCTATGTGAACCTGGACGACTGCTGGGCGCTGCCGGAGCGGAACGCCGAGGGCAAACTCGTGCCGGACCCGGTGCGCTTCCCGAACGGCATCAAAGCGGTCGCCGACTATGTGCACGCCAAGGGGCTGAAATTCGGCATCTACACCAGTGCGGGGACCAAGACGTGCAACCGCGCCGGATTCCCCGGGGCCCTCGGTCACGAGTACAGCGACGCCCAGCAGTTCGCGGACTGGGGCGTGGACTATCTCAAGTACGACAACTGCAATAACCAGGGCGTGGACGCCAAACTCCGCTACACCACGATGCGCGACGCGCTCCGCGCGACCGGCCGCCCCATCGTCTACAGCATCTGCGAATGGGGTCAGAACAAGCCATGGGAGTGGGCGAAGGACGTCGGCCAGCTCTGGCGCACCACCGGTGACATCAGCGACAACTGGGGCTCCATGTTGTCGATCATGAAGAGGAATCTGCCGCTCGCCCCCTACGCGGGCCCCGGCCACTGGAACGACCCCGACATGCTGGAGGTCGGCAACGGCGGGATGACGGACACGGAGTACCGCTCCCACTTCTCCATGTGGTCGATCATGGCGGCACCGCTGCTGATCGGGGCCGATCTGCGCAAGGTTCCCGAGTCCACCTTCGAGATCCTGGGCAACCGCGAGGTGATCGCGGTCAACCAGGACCGGCTGGGCAAGCAGGGCACGGTCGTCTCCTCCGAGGGCGGACGCTGGGTGGTCGCCAAGGAGCTGGCGGACGGCAGCCGCGCCGTCGCGCTCTTCAACGAGAGTGCCCGGCCGCAGCGGATCGCCACCACCGCGCAGGCCGTGGGGCTGGCGCAGGCCACCGCGTACAAGGTCCGCGACCTGTGGCGGCACGGCAGCGCCCACACCGCGGGAACGCTGTCGGCGACGGTGCCCGCGCACGGCACGGTGCTGCTGAGGGTCGCCCCGGAGCGGGCCTGGGCCGTGCTGCCGCCGAGCATGGAACTGAGCGCCGAGGACAACGTCATGGCGGAGGCCACCAGCACCGGGCGGCTGACCACCGCCGTCACCGACCTGGGCCGCACCCCGGCGCTGAAGGTCGCGGCGGCGCTGACCGGCCCCCAGGGCTGGACCGTGCGGCCGACCTCCCCCACGGCACGGCGGGTGCTGAACGGTGGCCAGAAGCTCACCACGGGCTGGGAGTTCACCGTTCCGGCGGGCACCGCGCCCGGCTCCTACGGACTGACCCTGACGGTCACCCACCGTTCGATCACCGGCACCCGGCTCACCCACTCCGCGCCGGCGGCCGTGAGCGTGGTCGTCCCGCCGCCCGCCGGACGGTCCTACCTCAGCGACATCGGCTGGCTGAGCGCGGTCAACGGCTTCGGCCCGGTGGAGAAGGACCGCAGCAACGGCGAGAGCAAGGCCGGTGACGGCCGGCCCCTGACCATCGGCGGACAGGTCTTCGCCAAGGGGCTCGGGGCGCACGCGTCGAGCACGGTCGAGTACTACACGGGCGGCCGGTGCACCACCGTCAGCGCGCAGGTCGGGGTGGACGACGAGAAGGGGACCCGCGGCACGGTCGCCTTCGAGATCTGGGCCGACGGGGTCAAGGCCGCGTCCACCGGGGTGCTGACCAACGCCATGAACGCCCAGCCGCTCACGGCGGACGTCCGCGGCGCCAAGGCCGTACGGCTGGTGGTCACGGACGGCGGCGACGGCATCGACTCCGACCACGCCGACTGGGCGGATCTCGCCATCGGCTGCTGA
- a CDS encoding ABC transporter substrate-binding protein: MSRRGLLRGAVAGTGAVALPSLLTACGGGPGGDGKTVTLGSNSSDPVPKKAFADAFAAYGKQSEEGRKVKVNTVDHNTFQENINRYLQGTPDDVFMWFAGYRMQFFAQKGLLHDISDLWRDYKGFSEALKTQSTGADGKQYLTPYYYYPWAVFHRKSLFRKHGYTAPRTLDQYIALAKQMKKDDIVPIAFCDKDGWPAMGTFDYINMRSNGYAFHQRLMAGEEAWTDNRVKNVFDTWRSLLPYCQPGANGRTWQEAATSLQKRETGMAVFGLPHPGAQFPREDHDDLDFFAFPEIAPEHGQDAVEAPVDGFLLAGKSKSLKNDKTMESAKDLLRWLATGEAEDIYLASDPNNIAVSDQADISRYTPLQKKAVELVSGARQISQFLDRDTRPDFSSTVMVPAIQDFINNPKDVDGLVNGIERQKKTIFTADS, translated from the coding sequence ATGTCACGACGGGGCCTGTTACGCGGCGCGGTGGCCGGCACGGGGGCGGTCGCCCTGCCCTCGCTGCTCACCGCCTGCGGTGGTGGTCCGGGGGGCGACGGCAAGACGGTCACCCTGGGCTCCAACTCCTCCGACCCGGTGCCGAAGAAGGCGTTCGCCGACGCCTTCGCCGCCTATGGGAAACAGTCCGAGGAAGGGCGGAAGGTCAAGGTCAACACGGTTGACCACAACACTTTCCAGGAGAACATCAACCGGTATCTCCAGGGCACCCCCGACGATGTCTTCATGTGGTTCGCGGGCTACCGCATGCAGTTCTTCGCCCAGAAAGGGCTGTTGCACGACATCAGCGATCTGTGGCGTGACTACAAGGGCTTCTCCGAGGCGCTGAAGACCCAGTCCACCGGCGCGGACGGCAAACAGTACCTCACCCCGTACTACTACTACCCCTGGGCCGTCTTCCACCGGAAGAGCCTCTTCCGGAAGCATGGCTACACCGCGCCCCGCACACTCGACCAGTACATCGCCCTCGCGAAGCAGATGAAGAAGGACGACATCGTCCCCATCGCCTTCTGCGACAAGGACGGCTGGCCCGCCATGGGCACGTTCGACTACATCAATATGCGCAGCAACGGCTATGCGTTCCATCAGCGCCTCATGGCGGGCGAGGAGGCGTGGACGGACAACCGGGTCAAGAACGTCTTCGACACCTGGCGGAGCCTGCTGCCGTACTGCCAGCCCGGCGCCAACGGCCGCACCTGGCAGGAAGCCGCCACCAGCCTCCAGAAGCGGGAGACCGGTATGGCCGTCTTCGGACTGCCGCACCCCGGCGCCCAGTTCCCCCGGGAGGACCACGACGACCTCGACTTCTTCGCCTTTCCCGAGATCGCCCCCGAGCACGGCCAGGACGCGGTCGAGGCCCCCGTCGACGGCTTCCTGCTGGCCGGGAAGTCCAAGAGCCTCAAGAACGACAAGACCATGGAGAGCGCCAAGGACCTGCTGAGATGGCTGGCCACCGGTGAGGCCGAGGACATCTATCTGGCCAGTGACCCCAACAACATCGCGGTCAGCGACCAGGCCGACATCTCCCGGTACACCCCGCTCCAGAAGAAGGCCGTGGAACTGGTCTCCGGAGCCCGGCAGATCTCCCAGTTCCTCGACCGGGACACCCGGCCCGACTTCTCCTCCACCGTTATGGTTCCGGCCATTCAGGACTTCATCAACAACCCGAAGGACGTGGACGGATTGGTGAACGGCATCGAGAGGCAGAAGAAGACCATCTTCACCGCCGACTCCTGA
- a CDS encoding carbohydrate ABC transporter permease produces MPLSQKPGGGPPDHQPEPHTGPAPARTGPSGAGPPRRGTRRLRRFNRRDLAVVTVLLGIPVLLDIAVVWGPTLASVALSFTSWDGIGEITWVGTENYENLFTNYPAFWPAARHNLLWLAFLGLLATPFGLLLAVLIDRGVRFSRFYQSTLYMPVVLSLAVVGFIAQLIFSRDQGALNAVLGDTETPTDWLGDPDLNLWMILLTAAWRHTGYVMILYLAGLKAVDPSLKEAAAIDGASEAQTFFRVVLPTLRPVNVIVGVITVIEALRAFDIVYAVNKGRNGLELLSVLVTDNIIGEAARIGFGSAIAVVLLLFSLGFVITFLVQEIRGEKNR; encoded by the coding sequence GTGCCGCTGTCGCAGAAACCCGGGGGCGGGCCCCCGGACCACCAGCCGGAGCCGCACACGGGCCCGGCCCCGGCACGGACCGGCCCGTCCGGGGCGGGCCCACCGCGCCGGGGCACACGGCGGCTGCGCCGCTTCAACCGCCGCGATCTGGCTGTCGTCACGGTGCTGCTGGGCATCCCCGTCCTGCTCGACATCGCCGTCGTCTGGGGGCCGACACTCGCCTCCGTCGCCCTCTCCTTCACCAGCTGGGACGGCATCGGCGAGATCACCTGGGTCGGCACCGAGAACTACGAGAACCTCTTCACCAACTACCCGGCCTTCTGGCCCGCCGCCCGCCACAACCTGCTCTGGCTGGCCTTCCTCGGCCTGCTCGCCACCCCGTTCGGACTGCTGCTCGCGGTCCTGATCGACCGGGGCGTGCGCTTCAGCCGCTTCTACCAGTCCACCCTCTACATGCCGGTGGTGCTCTCGCTCGCCGTCGTCGGCTTCATCGCGCAGTTGATCTTCTCCCGCGACCAGGGCGCCCTCAACGCCGTCCTGGGCGACACCGAGACCCCCACCGACTGGCTCGGCGACCCCGATCTCAACCTCTGGATGATCCTGCTGACGGCCGCCTGGCGGCACACCGGCTATGTGATGATCCTCTACCTCGCCGGGCTGAAGGCCGTCGACCCCAGCCTCAAGGAAGCCGCCGCCATCGACGGCGCGAGCGAGGCACAGACGTTCTTCCGGGTGGTCCTGCCGACCCTGCGGCCGGTCAACGTCATCGTCGGCGTCATCACCGTCATCGAGGCCCTGCGCGCCTTCGACATCGTCTACGCCGTCAACAAGGGCCGGAACGGGCTGGAACTGCTCTCCGTCCTCGTCACCGACAACATCATCGGCGAGGCCGCCCGGATCGGCTTCGGCTCCGCCATCGCCGTCGTGCTGCTGCTGTTCTCCCTGGGCTTCGTCATCACCTTCCTGGTCCAGGAGATCCGGGGGGAGAAGAACCGATGA
- a CDS encoding carbohydrate ABC transporter permease, with translation MTATAPAPGARDRRRPRIRPGRIGLHAFLTGVSLAFLAPLLLAVYASLRPYDETSEHGYFSLPRKLSLDYYQQAFTDSGMTKYLVNTLLIAVPGVLITLFFASFVAFCTARLRLRGSLALLMLFTAGNLLPQQVIVTPLYVLFNRIPLPYWMSDSMTMFDSYWAVLCVQVGFQIGFCVFVLANYMRTLPPEIMEAAVVDGAGVWTRYWRVTLPLCRPALAALGTLQFTWMYNDFLWALVFISDGDKLPITSALNNLRGQFFTDYNLLAAGSVIVALPTIVVFLLLQRHFIAGLTLGAGKG, from the coding sequence ATGACCGCCACCGCGCCCGCACCCGGCGCCCGCGACCGGCGCCGCCCCCGGATACGCCCCGGACGGATCGGCCTCCACGCCTTTCTGACGGGGGTCTCGCTCGCCTTCCTCGCCCCGCTGCTGCTCGCCGTCTACGCCTCGCTCCGCCCCTACGACGAGACCTCCGAGCACGGCTACTTCTCCCTGCCGAGGAAGCTCTCCCTCGACTACTACCAACAGGCGTTCACCGACTCGGGCATGACGAAGTACTTGGTGAACACCCTGCTCATCGCCGTGCCCGGGGTGCTGATCACCCTCTTCTTCGCCTCGTTCGTCGCCTTCTGCACCGCCCGGCTCCGCCTGCGCGGCTCCCTGGCGCTGCTGATGCTCTTCACGGCGGGGAACCTGCTGCCCCAGCAGGTGATCGTCACCCCGCTCTATGTGCTGTTCAACCGCATCCCGCTGCCCTACTGGATGTCCGACTCGATGACGATGTTCGACTCGTACTGGGCGGTGCTCTGTGTCCAGGTCGGCTTCCAGATCGGTTTCTGCGTCTTCGTCCTCGCCAACTACATGCGCACCCTGCCCCCGGAGATCATGGAGGCCGCCGTCGTGGACGGCGCCGGGGTCTGGACCCGCTACTGGCGCGTCACCCTGCCGCTGTGCCGCCCCGCGCTCGCCGCGCTCGGCACCCTCCAGTTCACCTGGATGTACAACGACTTCCTGTGGGCGCTGGTCTTCATCTCCGACGGCGACAAACTCCCCATCACCTCGGCCCTCAACAACCTCAGGGGCCAATTCTTCACCGACTACAACCTGCTCGCCGCCGGGTCGGTCATCGTCGCCCTGCCGACGATCGTCGTCTTCCTGCTGCTGCAACGGCACTTCATCGCCGGGCTCACCCTCGGCGCGGGCAAGGGATAG
- a CDS encoding NUDIX hydrolase: protein MIVWINGASGAGKTTAARELIGLIPDSTLYDPALTGAALRALLPPEHLARADGCGYQELPIWRRLVVDTAAALLAETGGVLVVPMSLLRQEYRDEIFGGLAARRIPVRQVLLRPDETILRRRMAARTALAAAASAVSGPLGTGSGGLRGTDESPGIDAPQGTDEPQGTDESHGNGENHRSQDYHGNAEYHGSRENHGTEEDDPIGAYRAALDWISEDALVLDTTRLDPRQTAQRIADAVRTGEAGVCEIVQTPEPTGETVAAGVLLFDDADRVLLVDPTYKPGWEFPGGVVEPGEAPARAGMREVAEELGIALDRVPRLLVVDWEPPRPPGYGGLRLLFDGGRLDGDRARRVLLPGAELRGWRFACEQEAREMLPPQRYERLRWALRARERGSAHYLEAGVPL, encoded by the coding sequence GTGATCGTCTGGATCAACGGCGCGTCCGGAGCGGGCAAGACCACCGCCGCGCGGGAACTGATCGGCCTGATTCCCGACAGCACCCTGTACGACCCCGCGCTCACCGGCGCCGCTCTGCGCGCCCTGCTGCCGCCCGAGCACCTCGCCCGCGCGGACGGCTGCGGATACCAGGAACTGCCCATCTGGCGACGGCTGGTCGTGGACACGGCCGCCGCCCTGCTCGCCGAGACGGGCGGCGTGCTGGTGGTGCCGATGAGTCTGCTGCGCCAGGAGTACCGGGACGAGATCTTCGGCGGGCTCGCCGCCCGCAGGATTCCGGTACGGCAGGTGCTGCTGCGACCGGATGAAACGATCCTGCGCCGACGGATGGCCGCCCGCACCGCCCTGGCCGCCGCCGCGAGCGCCGTCTCCGGACCCCTGGGCACCGGCTCCGGCGGGCTCCGGGGAACGGACGAGTCTCCAGGGATCGACGCGCCTCAAGGGACGGACGAGCCACAAGGAACCGACGAGAGCCACGGGAACGGGGAGAATCACAGGAGCCAGGATTACCACGGGAACGCGGAGTACCACGGGAGCCGCGAGAACCACGGGACAGAGGAGGACGACCCCATCGGCGCCTATCGCGCCGCCCTCGACTGGATCAGCGAAGACGCCCTCGTCCTCGACACCACCCGGCTCGACCCCCGGCAGACCGCCCAGCGCATCGCCGACGCCGTCCGCACCGGCGAAGCCGGGGTCTGCGAGATCGTCCAGACACCGGAACCCACCGGGGAGACCGTCGCCGCCGGGGTGCTCCTCTTCGACGACGCGGACCGCGTCCTCCTCGTCGACCCCACCTACAAACCCGGCTGGGAGTTCCCCGGCGGCGTCGTCGAACCCGGCGAGGCGCCCGCCCGCGCCGGGATGCGGGAGGTCGCGGAGGAACTCGGCATCGCGCTCGACCGGGTGCCCCGGCTGCTCGTCGTCGACTGGGAACCGCCCCGGCCCCCCGGGTACGGCGGTCTGCGGCTGCTCTTCGACGGCGGACGCCTCGACGGCGACCGGGCCCGGCGGGTCCTGCTGCCCGGTGCCGAACTGCGCGGCTGGCGCTTCGCCTGCGAACAGGAGGCACGGGAGATGCTGCCGCCCCAGCGCTACGAACGGCTCCGCTGGGCGTTGCGCGCCCGGGAACGCGGCAGCGCCCACTACCTGGAGGCCGGTGTACCGCTCTGA
- a CDS encoding MBL fold metallo-hydrolase — MEIIEVLPRLSLLRFPVGQAYLWRDDDVLTLIDAGTVGAGALIADAVTSLGFAPRDVRRIVLTHFHEDHAGGAGEFAALSGAAVLAHHADAPFVRGDAVGPPPLFEEWERPVHAAVAELLPDPSVPWVRPAAVVEVTGGDVLGFGGGARVVSVPGHTDGSIALHLPEHGVLFTGDAVAAAPDDGRVIRGVFNLDGERAADSFGELASLETDLACFGHGGPVRQDAGAVLRAAYERDRNSDRF; from the coding sequence ATGGAGATCATCGAGGTGCTGCCGAGGCTGAGTCTGCTGCGTTTCCCCGTGGGGCAGGCGTATCTCTGGCGTGATGACGACGTGTTGACGCTGATCGACGCGGGAACGGTCGGCGCGGGGGCGCTCATCGCGGACGCGGTGACCTCGCTGGGGTTCGCACCCCGGGACGTCCGGCGGATCGTGCTGACGCACTTCCACGAGGACCACGCGGGCGGGGCCGGGGAGTTCGCGGCGCTGAGCGGGGCGGCCGTGCTGGCGCACCACGCGGACGCACCCTTCGTCCGGGGTGACGCGGTGGGGCCGCCGCCCCTCTTCGAGGAGTGGGAGCGGCCGGTCCACGCCGCGGTGGCCGAGCTGCTGCCGGATCCGTCGGTGCCGTGGGTACGGCCCGCGGCGGTGGTGGAGGTCACCGGCGGGGACGTCCTCGGCTTCGGGGGCGGGGCCCGGGTGGTGTCCGTGCCGGGTCACACGGACGGAAGCATCGCTCTCCATCTGCCGGAGCACGGTGTGCTGTTCACCGGGGACGCCGTCGCCGCGGCTCCGGACGACGGACGGGTGATCAGGGGGGTGTTCAACCTGGACGGGGAGCGCGCTGCGGACTCGTTCGGGGAGCTGGCGTCCCTGGAGACGGACCTGGCGTGCTTCGGCCACGGCGGTCCGGTACGGCAGGACGCCGGGGCGGTGCTGCGGGCGGCGTACGAGCGCGACCGGAACTCCGACCGGTTCTAG
- a CDS encoding dipeptidase, whose translation MSADAIDATIAESVASLLPRARTELAELVAFRSVADAAQFPKSECDAAAAWCADTLRAEGFEDVQVFDTPDGTASVYGYLPGPAGSRTVVLYAHYDVQPPLDEDAWLTPPFELTEREDGRWYARGAADCKGGFIMHLLALRALRANGGVPVGIKMILEGSEEQGTGGLERYAEAHPELLTADAIVIGDSGNFREGLPTVTATLRGMTMLRIGIETLESNLHSGQFGGAAPDALAALIRVLDSLRAEDGSTTVDGLEAEQTWEGLGYPEADFRSDAKVLDGVGLIGSGAVADRIWARPAVTVVGIDCPPVLGATPSVQAAARALISLRVPPGQDARKATELLTAHLRAHTPWGARVTVEQVGEGQPFRAELGSPAYAAMADAMRVAYPGQEMQAAGMGGSIPLCNTLATLYPEAEILLIGLSEPKARIHAANESVSPEELERLSVTEALFLRNYAAG comes from the coding sequence ATGAGTGCCGATGCGATCGACGCGACGATCGCCGAGTCCGTCGCGAGCCTGCTGCCGAGGGCCCGGACGGAGCTGGCCGAGCTGGTGGCGTTCCGGTCGGTCGCGGATGCCGCGCAGTTCCCGAAGAGCGAGTGCGACGCCGCGGCGGCCTGGTGCGCGGACACCCTGCGCGCCGAGGGCTTCGAGGACGTCCAGGTCTTCGACACCCCGGACGGCACGGCGTCGGTGTACGGGTATCTGCCGGGCCCGGCGGGGTCGCGGACCGTGGTGCTGTACGCGCATTACGACGTCCAGCCGCCGCTGGACGAGGACGCCTGGCTGACGCCCCCGTTCGAGCTGACGGAGCGGGAGGACGGCCGCTGGTACGCGCGCGGGGCTGCCGACTGCAAGGGCGGCTTCATCATGCATCTGCTGGCGCTGCGGGCCCTGCGGGCGAACGGCGGGGTGCCGGTCGGGATCAAGATGATCCTGGAGGGTTCGGAGGAGCAGGGCACCGGCGGTCTGGAGCGGTACGCCGAGGCGCACCCGGAGCTGCTGACGGCGGACGCGATCGTGATCGGGGACAGCGGGAACTTCCGTGAGGGCCTGCCGACGGTCACGGCGACGCTGCGCGGGATGACGATGCTCCGCATCGGGATCGAGACGCTGGAGTCGAATCTGCACTCGGGGCAGTTCGGCGGCGCCGCCCCGGACGCGCTGGCGGCGCTCATCCGGGTGCTGGACTCGCTGCGGGCCGAGGACGGTTCGACGACCGTGGACGGTCTGGAGGCGGAGCAGACCTGGGAGGGGCTGGGGTATCCGGAGGCCGACTTCCGGTCGGACGCGAAGGTGCTGGACGGGGTCGGGCTGATCGGTTCGGGGGCGGTCGCGGACCGTATCTGGGCCCGGCCCGCGGTGACGGTGGTCGGGATCGACTGTCCTCCGGTGCTGGGGGCGACGCCGTCGGTGCAGGCCGCGGCGCGGGCGCTGATCAGCCTGCGGGTGCCGCCGGGGCAGGACGCCAGGAAGGCGACCGAGCTGCTGACGGCGCATCTGCGGGCGCACACCCCCTGGGGGGCCCGGGTCACGGTGGAACAGGTCGGCGAGGGCCAGCCGTTCCGCGCGGAGCTGGGCAGCCCGGCGTACGCGGCGATGGCGGACGCGATGCGGGTGGCGTATCCGGGGCAGGAGATGCAGGCCGCGGGGATGGGCGGGTCGATTCCGCTCTGCAACACGCTGGCGACGCTCTACCCGGAGGCGGAGATCCTGCTGATCGGGCTGAGCGAGCCGAAGGCCCGGATTCACGCGGCGAACGAGTCGGTGTCGCCCGAGGAGCTGGAGCGGCTGTCCGTCACGGAGGCGCTGTTCCTGCGGAACTACGCGGCGGGCTGA